The nucleotide sequence TTGTATCGCAATGGAATAATCGCCCTTTCTCCCGAACAAACCGGTCTCTACATCGGATCGACCATTCACGAAGTCGCTCATGCAGTAGGCGCAGGAAACGCTACGGACACAGCAACTGTCGCCATTATCGTCAAAATGATTCGAGTGATGTATCTGGTTCCTGTGCTGCTGGTTTTGGCATTTTTTGTCGTAGGAAAATTAGGAGACTCCGAAAGCAAAAGCGGAAAGAAAAAAATTGCCGTTCCCTGGTTCGCCTTTGGATTTTTGCTGGTCGTGATGTTCAACTCCTTGAATTTACTGCCCCAAAACCTTATTCATGGAATCGAAGTTTTGGACACCTTTCTGCTTTCAATGGCAATGACGGCTCTCGGCACAGAAACCAGCATGGACAAATTCAAGCAAGCAGGTCCCAAGCCATTTTTGCTGGCAGCCATTTTGTGCGTTTGGCTCGTTGGCGGCGGCTATGCGCTGGCAAAATACTTGGCTCCGGCTCTTGTGTAAAAAGCAAAAAATAAATTCAGCATTTTAAGATTTGCCCGCAACAGGCAAATCTTTTCATTTTGCGTTAGGGATGGCAAGCAACGCAAACCGATAACGCCACAACTCGACCCGGGCAAAACACGTTTTTAGTATCGAATTGTTTTGGATGTTTTCCTGTTTAGAAATTTTCCTGATGCGTCTCTATTGTGCTTTTTCATCGAAATATTTTTGCGATTATAATTAAAACGTTTAATTGAAGTG is from Hallerella porci and encodes:
- a CDS encoding YeiH family protein; its protein translation is MVVQPCTVCNKADYSAVKALSLSPLIVGLLFGIIYANTLRKGMPGTWSPGVAFCSKKILRLGIILYGFRLTFSQIAEVGAPALIIDAIIVTVTLVGGYFLGSRLLKMDKETAMLTSVGSAICGAAAVLGAEAALKAKPYKTAVAVSTVVLFGTLLMFLYPILYRNGIIALSPEQTGLYIGSTIHEVAHAVGAGNATDTATVAIIVKMIRVMYLVPVLLVLAFFVVGKLGDSESKSGKKKIAVPWFAFGFLLVVMFNSLNLLPQNLIHGIEVLDTFLLSMAMTALGTETSMDKFKQAGPKPFLLAAILCVWLVGGGYALAKYLAPALV